In Flavobacteriales bacterium TMED191, a single genomic region encodes these proteins:
- a CDS encoding transporter, giving the protein MKKKYLFILCYLFTISLFSQTITTDRPDQTEGSSTIPKGSFQIETGILLSEEDNAEKKLLLPSSLLRFGLTENIELRVFQEIEHKIYHSNTITGFKDLQAGFKLQVFQKLNSSTEIALMSHFNIPNSSNSYSNNKLGLINKLCISHPSTSKTQIAYNIGYDYMFGETWSLTYSFVTSFQVNDKFNTYIEPYGEIIELNQYLGKINLGFTYLIKDNMQLDYSLGSGINHLFNYTSVGYSILFN; this is encoded by the coding sequence ATGAAAAAAAAATATCTCTTTATCCTTTGCTACTTATTCACAATATCACTGTTTTCACAAACAATTACAACTGATAGACCGGATCAAACAGAGGGGTCTTCAACAATACCAAAAGGATCATTTCAAATTGAAACAGGAATTTTATTATCTGAGGAAGATAACGCTGAAAAAAAACTACTTTTACCCTCTTCTCTACTTAGATTTGGTTTAACAGAAAATATAGAACTAAGAGTATTCCAAGAAATTGAACACAAAATTTATCATTCTAATACAATAACCGGATTTAAAGATCTACAAGCAGGATTTAAGTTACAAGTATTTCAAAAATTAAATAGTTCTACTGAAATTGCACTAATGTCACATTTTAACATTCCTAATTCATCAAATTCGTATAGTAATAATAAGTTAGGATTAATTAATAAACTTTGTATATCGCACCCATCTACTAGTAAAACTCAAATAGCTTATAATATAGGGTATGATTATATGTTTGGAGAAACTTGGAGTTTGACATATTCATTTGTTACAAGTTTCCAGGTAAATGATAAATTCAATACATACATCGAACCATATGGAGAAATAATTGAACTCAATCAATACTTGGGTAAAATTAACCTTGGCTTCACATATCTAATTAAAGATAATATGCAATTAGATTATTCGTTAGGATCGGGTATTAATCATCTATTCAATTACACATCTGTTGGTTACAGTATATTATTTAATTAA